The DNA segment ACACTATATCAGAAACAAGATTTGGTCTTTCAAATGATCACTCATTACATTTTAGAATAACACTGAAATAGGAAAAAACTTGTCATGCAAGTAAACTGGGAATACAAACCGGTCAGATATCATGTTCTAGCAAACCGGTTCCCTTGAATCTCTCTTCCATTAATCCGTCGATTCGAGCTGCCATTTCCGGAGTCAAGTAGTTGCTCCAGTCTCCAACCTTTCCCTTTCTGAAATATGCGCTTTTTGGATAAAAATTAGAAGGAATGTCTTCTCTATTGTCTCAGGGTTTTGCAAGATCACACAAAGGAACTCGTATAAGAAGTACAAATTCTTATTAATCAATCAAAGGATAAAAGTCACTCAAAACCTTCAATCACAATCACTCATAAACTCACAGGATTAACCACACACATCGGTATCCTTATATAGAACTTAGGAAACTTCTAATCCTATAAGATAAACACAAATCATATATTTCCTAATCACTTTAGTAAATCATATCCTTATGTGATTAGGATAGCTTGAAACTCAAGCTAACTTCAAGTTTATCCCAACATTCCCCCCCCTTAAGCTTGAAGTTCTCTTCACTCACCATTTGGACACCGATCATCTTCCTCATCTCAGCAAACTTGATTCTTCCAAGAGACTTTGTCAAAATGTCTGCTCGTTGTTCACTACCTGGAACATGCTCCACCTCAACTTGCTCTTTCTCAACACACTCTCTAATAAAGTGAAACCTTCTATGTATATGCTTACTGCGACCATGAAATACTGGATTTTTCGTAAGAGCAATTGCAGACTTGTTGTCAACCTTTATGACTACCTTCTTACTAGACTGGCCGACAACTTCTCCCAATAGTTCCTGAAGCCATATTCCTTGTTTAGCTACTTCTGTTGCCGCCATAAACTCAGCCTCATATGAAGATAGAGCTACAATCTCTTGCTTACAAGAGCACCATGTTATCGGACTTGTATTCAAATAAAACACATGCCCTGTAGTACTTTTACCGTCGTCATTGTCAACATTATGAGATGCATCACTAAAGCCTATCAGTTCTAACCCCGTAGACCGCTCAAACATGAGGCCAAGCGAGACAGTCCCGCGTAGATAACGCATTACTTGTTTCAGGGCAGCACCGTGTGATTCCTTGGGATCATGCATATACCTACTTAGTACTCCAACGGAGAAGGATAGGTCTGGACGTGTGTGAAGTAAGTAACGCAGACACCCAATGCTTCTTCTGTAGTCTCTCTCATTAATACTCTTCTCCTCAACTGATTTTGATAGCTTTACATTAAAATCCATGGGTATAGAAACAGAGTTGCAAGTATCCATTCCACATTCTTCAAGAATTTTCCGAGCATAACGATCTTGTTTCAACGTAATGCCTTCTTGGCCCTGACACACTTCAATTCCCAAGTAATATGTTAGCCTTCCAAGATCACTCATCTCAAATCTTGACGCCATCTCCCTTTTAAACTGCAGAATCGAACTCGCTGAAGATCCTGTTACAAGCAGATCATCCACATAGACAACAACGACAAGCGTTCCACTCTTTTCTTCTTTCCTATATAGTGATGGCTCCTTTGAGCACCTCTGCAGTTTGAACTCACGCAAGATCTTGTTAAGTTTGATGTTCCAAGCCCGGGGGGCTTGTTTTAAACTGTAAAGAGCTTTCTTAAGCTTGTAAACTTTATTCTCCTTGCCTACAACTTCAAAGCCCTCTGGTTGAGTGACAAACACTTCTTCTCTTAGTTCTCCATGAAGAAACGCAGTTTTGACGTCAAGATGATGTATTTCCCATCCCTTTGACGCTGCGAGAGCTATCACTAATCGAATGGTTTCAATACGAGCCACTGGCGCGAAAACCTCATCGTAATCAATTCCTTGCTTTTGAACGTAGCCTTTAGCAACCAGTCGTGCCTTGTACTTAATGATAGTACCATCAGCGCTCCTCTTAATCTTGAACACCCATTTGAGACCAATAGGTTTTACTCCTAAAGGCAGATCAACAAGCTCCCACGTATGATTCTTCTCAATGCTGTAAATCTCATCTTCACAGGCGTCAATCCATACTTTTAGTTCCTTGGCTTCATTGAAGTCCCAAGGTTCATCATTCACTATTGTTAAGAGACGCTCACACTCTGCTTCGGCTAGCAAGACATAATCTTCAAGATAAGTAGGTTTGTTGCTTGTTCTTGTGGAACGTCTTAGGCGCGGTTGCTCATCTTGATCATCATCACTATTATCACcattctcttcttcatcctctctTTCATCTGCCTCTGCAGTCTCTAACTCACGATTTGGTTGAGTTATTTCATCATTCTCTTTGTTCTCCGCTGTTTCCTCCACTTCAAACGTGAAAGTTCCATCACTGTTATCTGGAGATGTCTTGTCGTTAATCCAGTTCCACCCTTTACCTTCATCAAATACAACATCTCGACTAACTACTATCTTCTTATTAGTAGGATCAAGCAGTCGAAAGGCTTTAGAGCCTGGTTCTGTTCCCAAGTGAACAAGGATCCTGGTCCTATCATCGAGCTTATTTCGTCCTACCGTATTGGTACTAGCAAAGCAGACGCAACCAAACACCTTGAGGTGTGAAATATTAGGTGGTTTACTTCTCAGAGCTTCATATGGTGTCTTGCCATTTAGTGTCTTTGTTGAGAGACGATTGATCAGATATGTTGAATGTCTAACAGCCTCGCCCCAGAGATGATTTGGTACCTTCATGTGTTTTAGTATACTCCTTGTCATCTCTAGGAGAGTTCTGTTTCGTCTCTCTACAACTCCATTCTGCTGAGGCGTATATGGTCCCGTCAAGTGTCTGTTAACGCCATTCCTTTCACAGTACGTAACAAAATCATGTGAACAGAACTCTCCACCTCTATCTGTCCGAAACGTTCCCAACTTAGTTTTTGTTTCAAGTTTGCTAGTACTTTGAACTTCTTGAACTTCTCGAGTGCTTCGCTTTTCTCCTGTAGCAACATAGTCCACATGTACCAAGAGTAGTCATCGATTAATACAAACACGTATCTCTTGTGAGCTGGAGTTGGAGGTGTGATGGGGCCGCAGAGATCGCCGTGGACCAGCTCAAGTGGTCGAGTAGCTCGATATGCAGTCGTTTTTGGAAACGACTTTCTCGTTTGCTTTCCAAGAAGACAGGACGTACATGTTTCTGTTTCAACTTTGATTGCTGGTATGCCAATCACCCGCTCTGTATTGATCATTGCCTTCATTGTATTGGTATTGATGTGTCCAAGGCGTGCGTGCCACCTTGATGACTCGCCTTTTGCTGTGATCTGAAGGCAGTCAAGGCTATCTACTTCAAGTATGACTTTGTATAGCCGGTTCTTCGTTCGAGTTATCTTTACCATCATCTTTCCGTATCGATCAAGCAAGATAAGTTGATCGTTTTTCATCTGAACTTTACACCCTGCTTCGGTGGCTTGACCCAAGCTAACTATGTTACTTTTTTAGTCCTGGAATGTAGTATACATTACCCAAGACTTTCTTCTCACCTCCTCTAAACACAAACTGAATTGATCCTTTTCCCTTAATGTCGATGCGAGAGTCATCTCCAAATCTCACCTTTCCGGTGATTGTTTCATCAAGTGTAGAAAAGAAAATTCTGTTACCACTCATATGGTTGCTTGCTCCATTATCCAAATACCACACGTCTCTTGCATCAAGGTTAGTATCAAACACGCTTGGGCTGACTCTCTGCTCGTTCAAATATACAAGCTCATGCATCATTAATTCATCAGCCTCTTGTGTTTCATCGGATTTCGTTTCCACTATCTCTTGAAGTTTAAGTCCTTGCTTGTCTGGACATTCAGATGCATAATGCCCTTGTTTATCGCAGTTGAAACAAGTAATACGAGAAAGATCACGTCCTTGTCCTGATTTATATGTGTCTCTTTGACTGTGAAAGTTCCCATATCTGCCACGACCTCTTCCTCTCCAAGCAGAGTGTCCTCCTCGTCCTCTGCCTCTAGCTCCACTAGAGCTACCAAATTGTTGTTGTTCAGAACTTGCATACATCAGCTTGCCTTGCTCGTCTGactgatcatcatcatcttcactaATTCTTTCTTCATAGGCTTTCAATCTCCCAATGATATCTTCAAACGTTGTGGTGTTTAGGTCGAGAACTTGTTCaagagaagccacaatgtgAATGTACTTCTTCCTTGGTAAGCTCTTTAGAAATTTTTTCACCAGTTTAGGTTCTTCTATCATCTCCCCTAATGAAGCAGACTTTGATGAGATCTCTGATAGTTTCCCGACAAAAGTATCAATTGTATCTTCATCTTTCATCTTGAGCCTATCAAATTCCGCCATTAGAGTTTGTAGCCTAGCTTCCTTTACTCTCTCAGCCCCAACATATCTCGTTTTTATTGCTTCCCACACACCTTTAGCCGTGTCTATGTCGCCTACTTGGAGGATCAATGCTTCAGGTATAGATTGAAACAGAAACGCGATTGccatattgtttttttcttcatctttgttTCCAGGATCGATTGTCTCCCACACTTTGCATACCTTAAGCGCTATCTTCATTCTCATGGACCATACTGTGTAATTTGAGGAAGTTAGCATTGGAAACTTAACAGAGGAAGGTCTAGCATCTTTGCCTACTACGGACTCTTCCTTTACATCGCTCATGATTGCTGCAACTTCAAAACTTCACTgtaaggctctgataccaaatattgTCTCAGGGTTTTGCAAGATCACACACAGGAACTCGTATAAGAAGTATCAAATTCTTATTAATCAATCAAAGGATAAAAGTCACTCAAAACCTTCAATCACAATCACTCATAAACTCACAGGATTAACCACACACATCGGTATCCTTATATAGAACTTAGGAAACTCCTAATCCTATAAGATAAACACAAATCATATATTTCCTAATCACTTTAGTAAATCATATCCTTATGTGATTAGGATAGCTTGAAACTCAAGCTAACTTCAAGTTTATCCCAACATTCTCTTCCTTCGGTACCctctctatctttctctccttTGTTGGCTTCAAGATTTTTCAACGTCTCAAAGCTGCAAAGATTCACTACCTCCTCAACAACccctttcttctcttcttcagcTGTGAATCCATAACCCATAAACTCAGCCAATCTCTTCACGTAAGGCAAAGTATCAGCTCTGATTGTCTCATACTTGAGGAACAAAATCTGATCAGGATTCTCTTGGTAAGCGTTCCAATACGACATGACATGATCTAGATAAGGACCGTACAAAGAAAGACCTTGACATAACTTGTCGAAAGACTCTTCTAGGGTATTGAGAGGGCCATTGTCTGACCTTTCCTTTTGGAAAATATTCCACATGGACACAAATGTGTCCTTTGGGTCTCTCCAGATGTAAACCATCTTACAACCCGACTTCAAAATTGATTCGGGTAACAATCCATACGGGATATGAGTCGAGAAAAGAGTGTTCCCATTGTCATTGGCAACATCATCAACTTGAGGGACTAAAGAGAGTTCGCCCTCAATGAAATGAACAAGATCATGAGGGTTGCTTTTTAAGAGAGGGTTTGAGGAATGGTCAGAGCAAGATCGATTGGCGATAGCGAAAGCTAGAGCTTTGAGCCAAGTGGTGCCTGACTTTGGGTAGCTACAAACGAAAAAGTCAATGGGTCGTGCCTGGAAAAAGTCTTGTGCATGAAGCCAACCTTCAAGGAGAGGCTGTACTATCCAGTGACCACCGTACTGGATCAGCGTAGCTTTTGGCCTCCAGCCATTGGCGTGAGGAAACGAGGCGATTAGGTCTTGGTAACGTTTCTGATTCTTCTCGAACTCGCTTGACTCTCTCTCGGTCTCATCTTGGTGGTTCACTAGGGTCGCATCAGTAAGGGCTTTTGATGCCATTGGAAATAAAGAAAGAGAATGTGCGGAGTGGTCTTATATATGTTCTGTGGAGAGATGAGTTATGTAGTCTGTGTACGGATAATGGTTTAGTCATGCATGAAGCTATTTATACACGTGTTATATGATAATCTTCAAACAGTGTCCAAAAGAATAGAAGTTCTTGTAATCCTAGCACTTTCCAATTAAATGagtttttaataaagaaaaaaactttggcaaatagaaaacaaataaaatatgtgacatatataaagaataaaatataaattggaTTGGGTTTAGTATGCATGAATGGTATTTGTAAATGTAAagaaaaatatgtataatatgtGGCATATGTATATAGAAGTAGaactttaaataaaagaaaactttGCCAAATGGCAAAAAACAAACATATTATCTGATAAGCATGGAACAAAAAATCCCAAAAGAACAGGAACTAGTAATTGTAAGTTGCCGTTTGTATTTTGTGACACGTTTTAAATAAACGAGCTTTTAAATGAAAACGTTGCCAAATGTCAAAAAAATGTACTAGTGTAATATATGAgcatttataaagaaaattgtCATTCCCCATATCGGATACTTATGGAAAAATCTAATCAATAAAATACAGCATGATCTTCTAAGATTAGATATAT comes from the Brassica rapa cultivar Chiifu-401-42 chromosome A01, CAAS_Brap_v3.01, whole genome shotgun sequence genome and includes:
- the LOC103831395 gene encoding cytosolic sulfotransferase 18-like, whose protein sequence is MASKALTDATLVNHQDETERESSEFEKNQKRYQDLIASFPHANGWRPKATLIQYGGHWIVQPLLEGWLHAQDFFQARPIDFFVCSYPKSGTTWLKALAFAIANRSCSDHSSNPLLKSNPHDLVHFIEGELSLVPQVDDVANDNGNTLFSTHIPYGLLPESILKSGCKMVYIWRDPKDTFVSMWNIFQKERSDNGPLNTLEESFDKLCQGLSLYGPYLDHVMSYWNAYQENPDQILFLKYETIRADTLPYVKRLAEFMGYGFTAEEEKKGVVEEVVNLCSFETLKNLEANKGEKDREGTEGRECWDKLEVSLSFKLS